One window of the Babesia microti strain RI chromosome IV, complete genome genome contains the following:
- a CDS encoding Brix domain (overlaps_old_locusTagID:BBM_III07835;~overlaps_old_locusTagID:BBM_III07840): protein MSASDTPRLLIIRRGSIGPTASGLIRNLRLLFSPNCATKLKEGGKQSIKDFLSVKNLLDLSHLIMVSQSKKLIGKNSAAATLKIANLANGPTITFSIEKVALMSDISLETEQSIPALKLLIPPLLILHGFKDEPGRSMASILQSMFPKIEKDNFRRVVLCKMDQNYFVELRHYVSQRVDLNISKNVRGLGTCRGLKKIVSQGLPIVKLFNQTRDEEENKEVLMYKDHIPGFDNSTQGLRLIEIGPRITLKLVKIESEVCTGAVTYHRYVNKTKEEVENLSAREPKLVKKRKREMALLERMIKQGKKKE from the exons ATGAGTGCATCGGACACACCCAGGTTGCTAATTATCCGCCGAGGATCAATTGGACCTACAGCTAGTGGATTAATTCGCAATTTAAGACTACTATTCTCACCTAATTGCGCAACAAAACTTAAGGAAGGTGGGAAACAATCTATTAAGGATTTCTTATCGgtcaaaaatttgctagATCTATCGCATTTAATCATGGTATCCCAATCTAAAAAGTTAATCGGTAAAAATAGTGCTGCTGCTACGCTAAAGATTGCAAATTTGGCTAATGGGCCTACAATAACATTTAGTATTGAAAAGGTAGCATTAATGAGTGATATATCCTTGGAAACTGAACAAAGCATTCCGGCACTAAAATTGCTGATCCCACCTTTGCTAATTTTACATGGGTTTAAGGATGAACCGGGAAGATCGATGGCATCAATTCTGCAAAGCATGTTTCCCAAAATAGAAAAG GACAATTTCCGACGAGTAGTGCTGTGCAAAATGGATCAGAACTATTTCGTCGAACTTCGCCACTATGTATCGCAAAGGGTGGATTTAAATATCTCCAAAAACGTTCGTGGACTTGGCACTTGTAGGGGACTAAAAAAAATAGTGTCCCAAGGTCTAccaattgtcaaattatttaaccaAACACGGGATGAGGAGGAGAATAAGGAGGTGTTGATGTACAAAGACCACATTCCAGGATTTGATAACTCCACCCAGGGTCTAAG GTTAATCGAGATTGGCCCTAGAATTACTTTAAAATtggttaaaattgaaaGCGAAGTTTGTACGGGAGCTGTAACATACCATCGGTATGTGAACAAGACAAAAGAGGAAGTTGAAAATTTGAGTGCTAGGGAGCCCAAGCTGGTGAAGAAGAGGAAGAGGGAGATGGCGCTACTGGAACGTATGATTAAACAGGGCAA